tgtaagccATTCagttttggtattttgtttataGCAACCTCAACAGACTAACATCTTTTCTGCTCAGAGCTGCTCTAGTACTCTTAacatttctctgcattttctaTAGAGCATTGTAATTATTTGTCCCACAGTCTTTACCCAGACTGAGTGAGGTCGGGTGGGGACTGTGTGCTACTTTAGACCTGAGACCCACCAGACGGTAGTAGCTAATTTGTGAAAGTTGGTTGCCAGGCTAGGCTGACTGAGAAGTCATGTAAATACCCTTATATTGCTTTatataacttttttcttatttttttttttcatataactttTTAAGTTTAGAAATGTACCCTgtatatccttttaattttattcccaaTAGTACATTATGGTTCCTAGTtatgaatttaaaacatttttaaagtccaTGATACAGTCATTACAGTCTCTTCAAGAAAGGTAGTCATTTCTCTTATTTGCCTGGAAACAATTTCCTTGTAGTTCCTGGGGTACCTAATGAACTTAATTTTAGACAGTGATACTTTCTCTCGTgacctttataaatattttctgtctggCATGCAGGAGAAAGATCGCAGGCTCTCACTTCTCTGAATCTAGTATTTACCCATCACATAACCTTAAATAAGTTACCTACTTCTCCATTTGTAAAAGCCTAAAAAATGACAgttctttttcatggaattatTAGTGAGTATCCCATGAGATATGTGGTTGGTGAAGTTCAGAGCAACTGACAAGATGCCAGTTGTTTTAGCTATACATATTGACCTTTTCTGCCTAGAGTAGGAGTTGTTCAGGGACGAAGCATTGTATCTTCCTGTGCTTTACTGATGCCTctattttctttgtccttatCTCTGGTGGAATCAGAAAATCTTGCTCACTTTTACCTACCTTCCACACAGAGGCTACTAGCtttctgattattctttttttcctttcctgaaacttttttttcatgtttttactgGTTATGTAGAAATATCCCTTTGATCTATTCCTTGAAGAATATATTGAGCAGTATCTTTAAGATATAAAGAACTCTGGCTTTCagggacttttttctttctttttttgtggtcctggagattgaaccagtaggtgctctaccactgggctacatccccagccctttttattttttattttgagagtctcatcaagttgcagagactggccttgaacttatgattctcctacctcaacctcccgagaaacagaattacaggcatgtgccattgtgcccagtaTACATGGACTCTGCAAAAAGTTCAAGAACTTTCCTATCTACCATTCTGTTGCACAATGTCTGGAGTTAGAAAGGAATATGATCTCTTGTTTCATCCTTGTCGAGCTAAAATGTCAACATTGGAGTCAATTGAAACCCAATGGATATTACTTTACACATTGTATGCTGCAGGATGTTTAACTGTGAAAGACCCAGAGTAGGGTAGGAACAGCAGCCAGAAGATCTGGGTTAgaatcctggctctgctattTAATGTTAACCCCCTTTATTTCTCCTTATACTCCATTTTTTCAGTAGTAAAGCAGGGATAAAAATATATTGGGGgttgttctaattaattaaatGAGGAAGGTCCTGATGAATTCTCTGGTAGCATTCTTGAGAGTCTAGTAGCATGGCCTGATTCATAGAGCTTGGGCCTCAGATGTGATCTGGCAGAAGAGAAAGGAACTCTGGGGTTGCTGGACTGTAGGTTAATGGACCTTTCTTTTCTGGAAGGAACTGGCCTCAGGACTTCCATTTTCCTAAGAATCTCTTTCCAAAGACCAGTCTAGGAAAATCTCAccctttccagcctccaggaATTTGTTCCTCTTGGCCTAGAGTTAAGAGCATtatagaaggggctggggatatagcttagttggtagagtgcttgccttgcatgcacaaggccctgggttcaatccccaccaaaaaaaaaaaaaaaaaaaaaaaaaaaaggagtgctATGGAGGCATTGAAGCCCAAGGGCTTCTTGCTTCTCTGTCACCTTCAAGAAGCAGCCTCTTGGTGCTCCAAACCACTAGCCTCTTTTCCTCATTAATAGTCCTAGTGTTTGATGGATTTTAAGCTCCTTGAATGGTGGCCTATGACTTAGTATCCAAGATGGCTCTGCTCCGTAAATCTGTCACAGGAAACACttattgaaaaaatgaacaaatattcaacTTTTCAAACATCTACCACTTCAGACATTGGTGTTTCAAAGTTGAATAAGATCCATCCTGAAGGAGCTCACCATACTTCAAAAACATCTTGTTCAATCCTCATAGCAATTTCCTTGAAGGAAATTGGAGGTTAAGAGATTTGCTCAAAGTAGTAAAGCCAGGCCAGGGCTAATTGGATAGGTAGGCCCTGACACTAAGGTGGAAGTTCCAATTACCTGCTGCCACCTCCCAAGGAGAGTCCACTCCTTACTGACAAGGGAAATGCCCAAATGTTAGGGGTAGGGAAGGTGGCCAtagtatgtggtgctgaggtctAGCTCTGGGACATCTCCACTCTGACACATTAGCtttgtaaccttgggcaagttactgagTCTGTGAGCTCAGTCTTCTCATACGTAAAAAGAATAATACTATAGTGGATGTCCTTTCTTTTTACCTGAACAACATCCAGTCCCACTTATGGTAACAGTGCCCAGGTTTTGCTTTCCTCTTCTTAGTCGTAACAGAGGTGGGAGTAGCATGTTACTCAAACAAGCCAGCCATGTGCTTGCTggaaatgagttttcttttttttttttttttttttcggtactggggatcaaactcagggccttgtgctttcgaggcaagcactctaccagttgagctatctccccagcctggaaaTGAGTTTTCCCTTGATAAAAATGTTAATGGTCCTGCTTCCTGTATTAGGAGACCTTTCAACTCCTGACTTTTTATGGCTAGGTCTGCTTCTTCCATTCTCACTATCAACCTGCCCTAGTACACCTAATAAATTCCCATTTTGTCTGAATTCATCAGAGTCCATTTTTATTGCTTACAACAAAACCTCATTGATCCAAATACCTACCTTACAACTGTTGTTAGGATTAAAATATGAAGTGTGTAAAGCACCTAGTGCAGTCCAGGCAGCAGAGCAAGCAGTAAGTGAAGATAGTTGTATAAGTTAATTTTGGGGGGCAGGGcacagggagggggagaggagattGTTAATGATTTGTGTTCCACTGAGAAGCCTTTCCCCAAGAGACGGAAGGACAACAGCAGGGAGGGAAGTCCAGGCTGTGATATGCTCATTTATTCAAAATGTCTTTATTGAAACAGAATGATAGAGCAAGAAAGAATGAGGTCTGGGAGGATGTCTTTGGGCACAAGATGGAGCCCAGACCCATGGTTACAGTGTGGAGCTCTCTCCCTGTTCCCTGACTCGctgaggacatgaacacaaagcagcagggaggagatgggggtgggggtggccctTGGAGCTCTCCTCCATGGCTGGTGTGAGGTGCCTTGGAGCCTTATGGGCagccctgccttcctctctcttcctggtcTCCTTGCCAGGGCCCTGTGCCATCTTTCTATATGGGCCAGCCTCACACCAGGGTGCTCAGAGGCCGCTCAGAGGGCAGGATTGGGGGTAGCAAGCAGTGGGACATGGTCACAGCGGTTAGGGGGTGGCTGCCGCAGTAGGGAAGGCCGGCGGCACAGCTCCCCATCCCGGAGCACCTCAGGCAAGAGCTTGCGCTTGGTCTCTGGCAGAAGCATAATGCTGAGGATGCAGAGGAGGGCACAGGCCGCCAGCACCACGTGCTGCAGGAAGGCTCCATGGCCCATGTGGAGGCGCTGGGCTGGACCACTCAGCCCCCCAAGTGCCCCCAGTGCCATTATTAAACCCAGGCCACGGCCCCTGGGGGAAGATATAGGAGACACTCAGCCAATAGCTGTGAGTCTCACCCCAACTATTCTCTAGCAGCTTCCTTCCATCCCTCAGGCTTTGTCCTCAATAAGAGGCCTTgaggcctggccctgcccctgcccctggaaGTACCCCTCTCTCACCGGACAGTGGTGGGGATGACTTCAGCAGCAAGGAGAGTGCTGAGGATAACTGCAGCTTGGGAGGAGAAGAGCCCAAGGACAGAGAAGGTGGTGATGGCAGCCTCGTTCAGATCTGGAGGATCAAGAGGGATGACATGAATGGTGGTGGGGAGATCATGCCTGGCCTAGTCCCTGGTGATTCCCTTTGCTCTTAGATCCGATGCTCTATGTGGGCTCTGGGCATTCACTAATTGGGGGAACAGACAGGGTTGCCTGGCTAGGCAGAGGCTTGTGGAAGCTATGGGCAGGGTCTGGGTCTTGGGAGGCCTGTGCAAGAAGTAGTGGCTGAGCCTATCTGAGGCACCTCTGTTAGGGTTCCCTTGTTGAGCCCACACCATGGGGAAGGGAAGATGCTCACAATCCCACAGGCCCAGCAGGACCAGGGAAGCAATGCCAGTGAGGGTCATTGATAGAAGCAGGATGCCCCGACGGCCAAATCGATCCACGGTGACCCCCAGGAAGACACAGGCCAAGGCTGCTGTGCCACTGGCCAGCAAGGAGCACAAGTAGAAGTCTGAtgggctccctcctcctcccacaggCTGGTAGCAGTGGCGAATGGCGTGGGCAATGAAGCTGTGACCAGGGGTAGGGAAGGACAGAAAAGTGTCTGATTTACCATCTGCAGCCTTCCACATCCCTGGTTATCCTCTATAGGTCTTCCAGCCTTCCCCACCCAGGCAATCCCCATCCCAGATACTGGGCTGGCCCTCAGCTCTGACACTCAGGCTCACTTGGTGAAGCCCAGGATAAGCAGGTTTTTCCAGATGTTGCGGTAGTTGAGGAGGGATGCGAAGGAGAAGGTGGATGTTGTAGGAAGAGGGCAGGTGTTCTCCAGGTCTTTGggaaaggacagagaaaggagCTTAGAGACAGCTAAGAATCAGGATCCTCCCACATGGGGGTGGGGTTCCTGGGAGATGGCACACAGGCAGAAGGCACCTGTCCTATGTGCACAAGGTGTCACCCATAGAGAGCCCTGCCTCTTACCTTGCAGGGCCTCTTGGGCTTCTTCTCCCAGCATCTGCCCATGGGGCCGGTTCCGCTCAGCCAGGATCCTCAGCACAGACTGAGCTTCCTCAATCTGCCGCTTCACTATCAGCCATCGTGCCGACTCCAGAAACAGACCAGGCCAGCTGAAGGCAGGGTGGTGGGGTACAGTGAGGCTTCCCCTCTCCTGACCCAGGGCTAGGAAAACTCCCACCTCTGAGGGACTGAGACAGGCCTGGACCAGGGGCAGTTGAAGAAGAGGAGGGTTCTCTGGGCTAAGAGCTGGACTGGAGGTAGAGATGGAATGGCCAGGCTACACATGAAGGGCAATACTAACCCATAAAACAGGAAGAGGATGCAGGGAGCGGTGATCATTCGCTGCAGAAATCGCCAGTCCTTAGAGACAAGGGCCAGGCCCAGGAACAGGAAgtgccctcccacccccaccaatTCCCCTGCCAGGGCCACCCGAAGCCTCTGGGTTGGGTCGCACAGCTCCAGGCCTAGAGATACAGCAGGGacaagggagaagggagaggccagggaggaaggagacgagaggagagagggagggagagaggaggacagAGAGCTAGGTCAGACCCTGAGCAGAGGTTGCAGCCATCACCTCCCACAGACTAACCTCTAGGTGGCAAGGAGCTGA
The Sciurus carolinensis chromosome 2, mSciCar1.2, whole genome shotgun sequence DNA segment above includes these coding regions:
- the Slc22a17 gene encoding solute carrier family 22 member 17 — encoded protein: MEFEVPCILLAWASRAAVVDKLAPRVATGTPEPNGGGGSKIDSTVEITPGSNGQVGTLGDAVPTEQLQGEREREREGEGDAGGDGLGSSLSLAVPPGPLSFEALLAQVGALGGGQQLQLGLCCLPVLFVALGLASDPIFTLAPPLHCHYGAFPPNASGWEQPPNASGVSVASATLAASAVSRVATSTDPSCSGFAPPDFNHCLKDWDYNGLPVLTTNAIGQWDLVCDLGWQVILEQILFILGFASGYLFLGYPADRFGRRGIVLLTLGLVGPCGVGGAAAGSSTGVMALRFLLGFLLAGVDLGVYLMRLELCDPTQRLRVALAGELVGVGGHFLFLGLALVSKDWRFLQRMITAPCILFLFYGWPGLFLESARWLIVKRQIEEAQSVLRILAERNRPHGQMLGEEAQEALQDLENTCPLPTTSTFSFASLLNYRNIWKNLLILGFTNFIAHAIRHCYQPVGGGGSPSDFYLCSLLASGTAALACVFLGVTVDRFGRRGILLLSMTLTGIASLVLLGLWDYLNEAAITTFSVLGLFSSQAAVILSTLLAAEVIPTTVRGRGLGLIMALGALGGLSGPAQRLHMGHGAFLQHVVLAACALLCILSIMLLPETKRKLLPEVLRDGELCRRPSLLRQPPPNRCDHVPLLATPNPAL